One Amycolatopsis sp. NBC_00355 genomic window carries:
- a CDS encoding aminotransferase class IV yields the protein MTSTWRWDDEHARLTPTAQAAEVRVIDSFLVEDGRARGLAEHRERFRFACRDHGGRAAGDLGRFFDAVVRTVPVPGRWFPRVELVMGGARPEFRLLVRQAPERTAAVRLWVCPEPDRRREPTVKGADLAWLGEIRAAAVTAGADEAAVVSASGQLVEGSTTSVVWWRSGTLCLPASRAVLPSVTRRLLVAAAVATGTPVSEEAAVPEDLVDVPVWTLNALHGVRPVTGWAGLTDDPPVKQPGRWQSYLDDLAVPLIERSGTDAHRVHH from the coding sequence GTGACCAGCACCTGGCGCTGGGACGACGAGCACGCGCGGCTGACGCCGACGGCGCAGGCCGCCGAGGTCCGCGTCATCGACTCCTTCCTCGTCGAGGACGGCCGGGCGCGCGGACTGGCGGAACACCGCGAGCGCTTCCGGTTCGCCTGCCGCGATCACGGCGGCCGGGCGGCCGGCGACCTCGGCCGGTTCTTCGACGCCGTGGTCCGGACGGTTCCGGTGCCGGGGCGGTGGTTCCCCCGCGTCGAGCTCGTCATGGGCGGAGCACGGCCGGAGTTCCGCCTGCTGGTCCGGCAGGCGCCCGAGCGGACGGCGGCGGTTCGCCTGTGGGTCTGCCCGGAGCCCGACCGGCGCCGGGAGCCGACCGTCAAGGGCGCCGACCTGGCGTGGCTCGGCGAGATCCGCGCCGCCGCCGTGACCGCCGGTGCCGACGAGGCGGCTGTCGTCTCGGCGTCCGGTCAGCTGGTCGAGGGCTCCACCACCAGCGTCGTCTGGTGGCGCTCGGGCACTCTCTGCCTCCCGGCCTCGCGCGCCGTCCTGCCCAGTGTGACGCGGCGGCTGCTGGTCGCCGCGGCCGTCGCGACCGGGACGCCGGTGTCCGAAGAAGCGGCCGTGCCGGAGGACCTGGTCGACGTGCCGGTCTGGACCCTCAACGCGCTGCACGGCGTCCGGCCGGTCACCGGCTGGGCGGGCCTGACCGACGACCCACCGGTGAAACAGCCGGGGCGGTGGCAGTCGTACCTGGACGACCTGGCTGTTCCCCTGATCGAAAGGAGCGGAACCGATGCGCACCGAGTCCACCACTGA
- a CDS encoding diiron oxygenase, producing MRTESTTDRPGFERDLLGQLARRWGRRVAVKKDELDLDGHFEPGMPDFPEHLVPVLHLPGAERLDRDARERILSASWISYNAKTAAIEDEIILPACRLMLTGRLPVRGDDVAVSALHQTIIDEHYHILMCRNAVGVTRRRRDLDKLDFDPSVWSVVRGLEDTRAGTSGFERDLVEIAFSLAAETTISGFLSTLATAEDIQPMNRITTDLHRRDESGHAVVFRELCGSLYRGLEPGRQELFRDALVEGLTAFRSADFDPWVAVAAEGGFEIGPDDLAEWARNRPAPARDTGPLQLLLDDLGISHELVEMTQLRKRRDVPAH from the coding sequence ATGCGCACCGAGTCCACCACTGATCGACCGGGCTTCGAACGTGACCTGCTCGGCCAGCTCGCCCGGCGGTGGGGTCGCCGGGTCGCGGTCAAGAAGGACGAGCTCGACCTCGACGGTCACTTCGAGCCGGGCATGCCGGACTTCCCGGAGCACCTCGTGCCCGTGCTGCACCTCCCGGGGGCGGAGCGGCTCGACCGCGACGCCCGGGAACGGATCCTGTCCGCTTCCTGGATCTCCTACAACGCCAAGACCGCGGCCATCGAGGACGAGATCATCCTGCCGGCCTGCCGGCTCATGCTGACCGGGCGGCTGCCGGTGCGCGGCGACGACGTCGCGGTCTCGGCCCTGCACCAGACGATCATCGACGAGCACTACCACATCCTGATGTGCCGCAACGCGGTCGGCGTGACCCGCCGCCGCCGGGACCTCGACAAGCTCGATTTCGACCCGTCGGTGTGGTCGGTGGTCCGGGGCCTGGAGGACACCCGGGCGGGCACGTCCGGCTTCGAGCGGGACCTGGTCGAGATCGCGTTCTCGCTGGCGGCCGAGACGACCATCAGCGGGTTCCTCTCGACGCTCGCGACGGCCGAGGACATCCAGCCGATGAACCGGATCACCACCGATCTGCACCGGCGCGACGAAAGCGGGCACGCGGTGGTCTTCCGCGAGCTGTGCGGCTCGCTCTACCGCGGCCTCGAACCGGGCCGCCAGGAGCTGTTCCGGGACGCGCTCGTGGAGGGCCTGACGGCGTTCCGGTCGGCGGACTTCGACCCCTGGGTGGCGGTGGCGGCCGAGGGCGGCTTCGAGATCGGGCCGGACGACCTGGCCGAATGGGCCCGCAACCGGCCGGCCCCGGCCCGCGACACCGGGCCGCTGCAGCTGCTCCTGGACGACCTGGGGATCAGCCACGAGCTCGTCGAGATGACCCAGCTCAGGAAGCGGCGCGATGTCCCGGCCCACTGA
- the pabB gene encoding aminodeoxychorismate synthase component I, with the protein MRTLLLDNHDSYTFNLFQLIAEVNGIEPTVIVNDDPALASLRLEDFDNIVISPGPGRPQNARDVGLVADVLRRSTLPVLGVCLGHQLIAHVAGATVGAAPEPRHGHLEKVVHTGDDLFADVPAQFVAVRYHSLCVQEPLPAELVVTARAEDGVVMALRHRTLPRWGVQFHPESIASRHGRELIRNFGELSRRSRTAPVSAGPVIVSGTPERTGEGPAELRLISTVVPTAVDTETIFSTLYEGSANCFWLDSSRVERGLSRFSFLGDDSGPLSEVLTYRVGTGAVKIRDAGGVRVATGSVFDVLEERLRQRRLPETNLPFDFTGGYVGYFGYELKAECGANARHTSPTPDAAWIFSDRLVAVDHEEGLTYVLAVHDPAGRQAAVEWLDRTAAHLVDLAPAAEREGEVPTAGGTDAAEHLVRDQARYEADIDECQRQLTRGESYEICLTNKLHVPSTEEDASFYRRLRRVNPAPYSAFLRVDDVAVFCSSPERFLKIERDRQVQSKPIKGTAPRHPDPVRDAQIAAELAASAKTQAENLMIVDLLRNDLGQVCEIGTVHVDPFMAVESYETVHQLVSTVRGRLKPDVTSMATVRHCFPGGSMTGAPKQRTMEIIDRLETEARGVYSGTLGYFGLTGGADLNIVIRTAVRNGDELSIGAGGAIVLDSDTREEYEEMLLKAAAPLRAYRARAVTSDSRGTSS; encoded by the coding sequence GTGATCGTCAACGACGACCCGGCGCTGGCGAGCCTGCGGCTGGAGGATTTCGACAACATCGTCATCTCACCCGGACCCGGCCGGCCGCAGAACGCGCGGGACGTCGGGCTCGTCGCGGACGTCCTGCGCCGGAGCACCCTGCCGGTCCTCGGAGTCTGCCTCGGTCATCAGCTGATCGCGCACGTCGCCGGCGCCACGGTCGGCGCGGCGCCCGAGCCGAGGCACGGCCACCTGGAGAAGGTCGTGCACACCGGTGACGACCTGTTCGCCGATGTACCCGCCCAGTTCGTCGCCGTGCGTTACCACTCGTTGTGCGTGCAGGAACCGCTTCCCGCGGAGCTGGTCGTGACCGCCAGAGCCGAAGACGGCGTGGTGATGGCGTTGCGGCACAGGACCCTCCCGCGCTGGGGGGTGCAGTTCCACCCCGAGTCGATCGCTTCGCGCCACGGCCGCGAACTCATCCGCAACTTCGGTGAGCTGAGCCGGCGAAGCCGGACGGCTCCCGTGTCGGCGGGGCCGGTGATCGTGTCCGGGACGCCCGAACGGACCGGCGAGGGGCCCGCTGAGCTTCGCCTGATCAGCACGGTCGTGCCGACCGCCGTCGACACCGAGACGATCTTTTCCACGCTGTACGAAGGTTCGGCGAACTGCTTCTGGCTCGACAGCAGTCGCGTCGAGAGAGGGCTGTCGCGGTTTTCCTTCCTGGGTGACGACTCCGGTCCGCTCAGCGAGGTGCTCACCTACCGGGTCGGCACCGGGGCGGTCAAGATCCGTGACGCCGGCGGGGTCCGGGTGGCGACCGGCAGCGTCTTCGACGTCCTGGAGGAACGCCTCCGGCAACGCCGGCTTCCGGAGACCAACCTGCCGTTCGACTTCACCGGCGGTTACGTCGGGTACTTCGGCTACGAGCTGAAGGCGGAGTGCGGCGCGAACGCCCGGCACACGTCGCCGACGCCGGACGCGGCGTGGATCTTCTCCGACCGCCTCGTCGCCGTGGACCACGAGGAAGGTCTCACCTACGTGCTCGCCGTCCACGACCCCGCCGGCCGGCAGGCCGCGGTGGAGTGGCTCGACCGAACGGCGGCACACCTGGTGGACCTGGCTCCTGCCGCGGAGCGGGAGGGAGAGGTGCCGACGGCCGGCGGCACGGACGCCGCCGAACACCTGGTGCGTGACCAGGCCCGGTACGAAGCGGACATCGACGAGTGCCAGCGTCAGCTGACCCGCGGCGAGAGCTACGAGATCTGCCTGACCAACAAGCTGCACGTCCCGTCCACCGAGGAGGACGCGTCGTTCTACCGGAGGCTGCGGCGCGTCAACCCCGCGCCGTACTCGGCCTTCCTGCGCGTGGACGACGTCGCCGTCTTCTGCTCGTCGCCCGAGAGGTTCCTGAAGATCGAACGAGACCGGCAGGTGCAGAGCAAACCGATCAAGGGCACCGCGCCGCGTCACCCGGACCCGGTCCGCGACGCGCAGATCGCCGCGGAGCTCGCCGCGAGCGCCAAGACCCAGGCCGAGAACCTCATGATCGTCGACCTGCTGCGCAACGATCTCGGCCAGGTGTGCGAAATCGGCACCGTGCACGTCGACCCGTTCATGGCGGTCGAGAGCTACGAGACGGTCCACCAGCTCGTCTCGACCGTGCGCGGCCGGCTCAAACCGGACGTCACGTCGATGGCGACGGTGCGGCACTGCTTCCCGGGTGGCTCGATGACCGGCGCCCCGAAGCAGCGGACGATGGAGATCATCGACCGGCTGGAGACGGAGGCCCGCGGCGTCTACTCGGGCACGCTCGGCTACTTCGGGCTGACCGGTGGGGCGGACCTCAACATCGTGATCCGCACGGCCGTCCGCAACGGCGACGAGCTGAGCATCGGTGCCGGTGGCGCGATCGTGCTCGACTCCGACACCCGCGAAGAGTACGAGGAGATGCTGCTGAAGGCGGCGGCGCCGCTGCGGGCCTACCGGGCGCGAGCGGTCACCTCGGACTCCCGGGGAACGTCGTCGTGA